The genomic region TTTCTGTTTGAGACATATGATTCtgcaaaacaaagaaaaagaataGCGACATAGCTTAGTTCCCAAAATAATCCGAGGTTGGCTAGCCTTCATCATCTCAAGTTGCTAAAAGGAGGTAACGCAAAAGTAGAGACAGATAGAAAGAAACAGAAACAGGGTGAAGAAATAGGTAACAAGATGACAAAGTTTATTAAATAACACATGCGGGTTTGATTTCATTAAAGCAATAACATAGATTGGTACCAGTGCACTGTTTTTATTAATAATACTTCAAACTTTTGTTATCAAAAGGCAAATATTTATCTCAACACACTCCAATTCTACCAAGCTGCAGTTTTATACTAGGAACTATCCTCCACTCTCCCTCTTTCTTCGAGCTGAAAAGAGCTAACACAATCATCCGCATAACCCGCGTTTTTAACAAAGCACAAATACAAAGTCAACTAAGCAGagaaacaattaaaaaaaaaaaaaatctacgaTAAACTGGTGAAATTACTTCTACTACGTTGTTCATCTTAGACTATTAAGCAGGATAAGGCAGTAAGTTAGCATGAATACAGGTCATTTTCAAGAATCCTTCCAATGCAAAGAATGGAACATGCTCTGTTAGCTCTAGTAAACGAATTTCTGGCAGTTTCCATAGCTAAGCTCATTTCGTTTTCCCTGGAATCCTTGTGATATACAAAATGGAACATGCTATGTTAGCTTTTGATAAAAGAATTTTGGCCAGTTTCCATAGCTATGCTCAGATATTACCTCACTGCGGGGCTCATAACTAAAAAAAACCGCCGAGTACTACTTTTTATGTGAAGACTTAGCATAGCATTGCGCAAATAATCAGTGAACACTGAACAGGGTAAGATATTCACTGCTTCCATCATTGTTATTGACAGAGAAATGAAAGAATTAACAACATTAAATATGCATACCATCATGTTATCATTCAGGACCAGCATCTGACTTGAATTTGATTGATGATTGTCTATATCTACGAGCTGATACATAGGCcaaagaaaaataaaacaaagagagtCTCAATTCCGAACAAAAACCGAATTAGTACTGGCACTTCATCAAATTTTTATCTATCAAACTGCATTATCCTTTACCTGCTTTTCCAAAAAGGTTTTCTCCTCAACTCGAAGATAGAAAATTGGCTCCAATCTTTTCCAAAATGACGAAGAACAACCATTATCTAAAAAGAAAAAGGTTGCTTCATGTCAAACCACATATACATCAgaatacaagattaagagagcACGAAATTAATTAAACTTACAGCTAGCATTGCAAGCAAACAGGGCCGCTGCTAAAATTTCCTCACGGTCATCGTCTGATTCAGCTAAAACAACACACAGAAACTAAGTTAATTTAACAATCTAAATGATATATGCATAACCAGACAAAGCTTCCTTGGTCAAGCTAGTAAAAGGGGTTTTCGATACATTTATGTCATTAATCACCAAGATCTGGATTTTTCTTGCTTTTTCTTTTTGGACTATGTTTTCATCACTGGATTGTTAAAGAGTATTTGTCTTGGGGTCCTTTAGAGGTTGTCATTTTGTTGCCGTTATTTAACTTATATAGTTAAGTGTCTTATCAATCTATCTAAAAATATAGTCGGATACTTATATCCCAAACGACAACAAGACCAATCAACGAACGCAATAACTCTGTTAACAAGATCTTAGCTTTAACATGTGTACTTAAGCCAGGCTCGGTGGGCACTAGCCAAAAGTCCAAAACACCTCGATGTGCCTAAAGTGTGCACAGCTTGTGAGGCGCTCTACTATATGATCTTATTCTTTTCTTGCTAGCTCTTTTATTACTTCCTACACTTTGCCATAATATTCGTATTTTCTATACTTTTTCATGTTAAGACTTCTTCAAAAATGGGTAATTTGACACCAAATATTATATTTGAAAGTTCAAATTTGCTTGCAATACACTGCTCCTTCGTCTCGTTGCTACAGGCCCTACCTCAGTGCGCGCCTGGTGCCTTTTAAAACGAAAGATTTTACATCTTGGAAAGTACTCGAGTAAAAGCTCAAATCATTTGTTGGAATTTTGACAGCGGAGTATAAATTGTCAAACATGGATCTTGATACCTCCATATTCGAGTTTGAGGCTACACACACCTAAATGAGGTTTGCATTGCTATTTATACTAGTCTAGTTGGTGGGTAAGACCAGATCATTATAGGAACTTTCTAGATCAACGTTCAAGTGCCTTAATCTAGACTAATCTTCACCCTTCTCTTCTTAGATTATTCTAGATGGTTTAGAAAATACATTGAATACAAGAATTTTCTGGATTACTATTTTAACATCATTATCTCCAAATACCACTCAGCATGAAAAACAACAAAGATCTGATGTTAGGACATGATGCTGATAATTTCACCGAATATTATATTCCTTACAGACAAATTCAGCTCTTACTGGAGCAGATGGAGTGCCAAAAAACATCAACGCAAACATGGATTAGTATGTATGATCATATGGTACCTGTAAAATCTGGAGAACTACTATTCAAGACTGATCCCGGACGTCTAAAACCCTTTCGTTCAGTATGCTTCTTGAGAGGAGGACGGCCTGATTTGCTGAAACAAAGAGGTacaaattatattaataaaaaaatctACAATACAACCAAAAATGACATCAGTCAAAAACTTGATTGTAAATTTATACACCTTCCATTCTTCTCAGAACCAGGTCTAGTACTTCGAGCAGGTTTCGCTACAGCTGGACCCTCAGGCTTCTCCCGCAACGGAGATATGCTTCCTTTTGGAAAAGAAGGCCCCCTCCCACTACGGCTTTGTCTACGTACGCTATCACCAATTTCATCCTTCCCAAGCAATTTACTCTTCTTTGTAAACAATCCAGAAGGATTGGCATTTTGATGATCGATCGTACCTTTATCATCAATGTCAATGCCACCAAGCAATTTATCCTTCAGTCTGTTTTCAACACCGCTGTTTTCCTCATTTTCAGATAATCTTGCTGGAGACTGCACAGTTTCAAGTTTTGCTTTAAGCTGCTGCGAGCTACTCATTATATTCCTAACAGGAACAGAGCCATTCATTCCACCAGATACTCTAGTGCTAAAATCAGGTGTTGTGCATCCTTCAACTGGAATCTGCACTTCATCAGAGTTTGATGTAGGAGATACAATATTTGTTCTACGATTACGGGAAATCTTCTGGGGCCTCTGGCCAACCCATTGAGCCATTGGAGGAGATGATGAATCAGTTGGTAGTGGACGTTTGCGATTGTTAACTCCAGCTAATGAATGAACTTTATTCACGTTTAGGGGTTGTTCCCAATCTTCAGGTGTTCCAGACACGCGTGAGAAGTTGGGAGAAGAGTTCCCTGCAGATCCAGGGCCACCTCTGTGAGCTCTTGAAGCCTTGCCCTTTGTTATGGAACTAGGATTAAACAAATGAGGCTCTTCACGCATATTTAACCTACATGAAATGTACAACAGCACATGAATATATAGATCAGCATGTCAATTAAATTATCAGGATAAGAAATGTTGAAGAGCTCCCACACATAAAGTACCAAATGTGAGTTTCCCACATTGACAAAAGAGGAGGCCGTTGATCACCTTATAAACTAAGAAGTTTGTTTTCTTATCATATATTGGGTTTTGGGTGGAACTTCCTTTGGACTCATGGAGTCGGTTTCAACTCATTGAGGGTATGTCTATGGGGCTTTCTTAAGGATTTCACAGGAACAAATATGATTACTATATTATCATAAGTAGTAAGTAATTAGTCATCTTGACAGAAGTTAGCACATATTCACATGAGTATCTTGAGCTAGCACACATACTTCATATTTCCTTTCTGAAttactctttcctttttcatcccaACGAGTTCTCGAGATAGAGAAGTTTTTTCTGATTCATTCTTTGGCGTTATGCGGCCACTCAAGCTCACAGATGATGGAGACCCATCTACCTTACTGCTGCCACTAAGAACATTGGGCGACACTGATCTGCAAGGTGGAGACAAAAAAAGTGTGCTTAAAGCAAAACACAGAATACTAAGCAATTTTGCGAAGTTGAACGCTAACTTCACAAAATATGGATAATCCATTTGACTCTCCAAAATAAATTGTGAAAATCATCAACGAAGAAAATGCATCAAGTGGCATTAGGTTTCGTTAAATGTTAGGCCAAGTCATTTTGATGTGAAGTAAACGGGATCGAGACTTCAGATAGTGACCCATTTGTTCATGTCTCCAATCGATTTTAGTTGATCAGCAGACCAAGAGTAACTGCTACCCGTACGGTAAGGAATAAGAAGCAACTATGCTTCAGATGAGTTGAagaattgagaacatgtttatatGCTATACCTACATATGCCTACACTTGTGCACATTATGCTACTTTGAACAATAGTTATACTGTTTCATCGTCATACAGATATTTAATGCTTATCAAAGAAGATTAAGCCAGAAAGTGTGAAAGCTACTTAAGACCTTAACGCAAAGGCCAAAACTGAGCAGATCGAGGTTAAACAACTTTATCCACTTTTAAAGGAATTCCCCTGCCACCTTTCTTCTCCAAaacaaataagaaataaaaaaataaaaataatctcCTATCATACTCCTCAAAATTCAATATACCCTATGAGACGCACATTTCTTACAAAAACATAGAAGTAAAAACAAATCAGACTCTTGCACTTGAGGTTGATGCAATGATTCCAGGTAATGAATAATGGCCATCAATGGTTGATCAACTTAAACCAGCTCCAAACAAATCGGTCAACTATGTACATCCATGTTAACAATTAACAAAGGGATTAATTGAGGCGAAGTTAGACTAGAGCACTAGACCCAATTCCAAAGCAGACATACAGGCACTGCATATGCAGTGATGGAATCACCCTTTACACTGGCACATAATTCATACAACAGCAAGCAATATTTGATTCCCTTACACCTATCTGGTCCACATGGGACGTATTAAGTTCTTGCTCCGTAACTAACTCAGTAATGCACTCAAACTTTCTGAGTCAATTGCTTCTACTCTACTGGACTATTGGCATTGGATACTAATATGTTCACTATTTGTGCAAAGTAAATACAATTCAGAAGTACGCAAATCAGAAAAGTCTCTACTCCTTAGACAAGATTGAAGTCAGTAAAATAATTATAGAGTGCTGACCTGAAGCCATGACCGTCCAAGGTGTGAATACTAGAGTCATTGCCAAGCCTTCCATGCATTGTCCTTTTAAGCTCCCCATCACCGTCAAGAGGGCGAGAacgttttcttttcatttttttgtcCCATCCCTCACCACCCGCAGGTAATCTGCGAATTTTTTCTTCACCAACCTCAAAGTTGCCTTCTTTTGCTGAATCTTTATCTTTTCCTAACACTAAGTGTTGCCTAGGGGAACCATTAACGCGCCCTTCTGCCTGAAAACACAAGTAAAGCAACAGTAAGCCAGTATGATACAAATGTCAGTAACAACAAGTAACACATACAAAACCAATGCAACTCAGATGTGACAGACTGAAACAAAGAGATCATTTCAACTGGATTTTGCTTTGTACTCAAACTAAGATTGCGTTAGTTGTCAATCTTCTATCAAATTAAGAAATATAAAATCACATTTTCTCTCtgaattgtgatgaatcaaaaaAGTTGAGAGCCTAAATCAAAAACATATCCATAGTCATTCACGTGAAAATGGTACAAAAAATGTTTAGGGGACTAGAGTATATTGTTCCTCCAAGTTGTCGAGAAGTGATTTGCCTGGTTTGGTAATTTGGCACCATCCTTGGCTATGGACAAGAAGGCTTCAAGGACAGCTATGTCATATATATATTCAATGATCAAAATGAGACAGGGAAATCTCAAAAAGATTTTTGAATCAGACACTGTGATTGTACTCTTAAGCATCGGTTCGGTGCTTTGACCTCTTCCTAGGGCGCAGGACATAATTCAGCTACCCACCTTTCGTTTCTTTGTACTTTTTCAGAACCAATTATATCATTGGAATCAATAGTCACTAGACACGTGTTGGGACTAGGGGGTCTTGAGACAATCAGAAGCGCCACACTCCTCAGCCATTTTTTTTCACAAACTACGTTAATAATTGATCTGAACTCTCATATAGAATAACTCCAGTCACTACTAACTGGATCACCAATGAAGGAATAAAACAATCTAATACAAGATGATCTACCATGGGGATGAGAAGTAAAAAAAAAGTCATTACCACAACTAAAGGTGTAAATCCCAAGCAGCCACCTCAAATGTTCAGATCGTCAAAATGGAGCATCCAATTCTTTTATTTTACCATATTCAAGCAAACAAAGTATTTTCAGAGATATGACTTGTGACTTGTGAGACGCAAGTGATAGTCCCAGCCTTCAAAAACTATGAATTTAAACATGTGGACGATGGCAAAGACTACGAATTTGGTTTCTTGATATAAATAGGAAAAACAAATTTGAACTAAAAGAAATGGAAATAATATCGTCCATATACTAACCCGCAAGTCTCCCATTGGTGTGCGGGCGCGCTTATTGAGACCAATATTCTTATTCCTATCCTCTAACTTTTGAGCTGCAAGTTCTGGTGAGATCCGATGAGACTGACTTCCCATTTTGAGCAAGTTTGATCCACCAGACCTCTCATTTGTATGTTGCTTCTTTGAGTTACCAACTTCATAATACTTGTTCAATTTGTTCAACAATTCATCAAATCTTTTCACCCTACTCCTGCAGTTACAATTTAATTCCTACTAATCAGCAATAACCCAAAACCCTGGACAGTCAGAGATCTTTCTACTTGAGAAGTATAATCAAGACTTCGTTTTATAAGTAATAGAGTACATAGATTAAAGGACATCAACGGAGAGACGCTAATGGCCCATGGACACCAAGAGAGTGAGACCTATACAAAAAGGATAGCGAGTGGATTAAGCTTTCAAGCTATCATGACTAATACTATCTAACAAAAAATAAAGTGCCGGAGAGAAATGGAGCAATTGACTCAAACCATACAATATCCTCTAATGGCGGAAGTGAGGAACTGTGTCCATATAAATTTTCAAATCTTTAGATGAAATCTTAACCAAAAACTAGTACTCGTCCAAATTTTCATAATGTGAATATTGCTCGTGCCATATAGTTTCCACAAAAGTAACTAAGACAGTTGTCATCCACTTAACACATAGTGTCCTAGACTCCTAATATCTTAGATATGTACCTGGCCTTCAGAGATCCTTCCAATACAGATGATCTAAACCGTTTTATTTCATCTGTGTTCAAAATAGTCGGAGGTCTTGATTGAGAACCTGCAAAGGCGTTATCTTCCGAGACATTCCCAAAGTTTAAAACTCCTAATGCCCTTCTTAATTCACCCAGTCTGATAGGTTTTGGATCTCCCATTGTAATTGGATCCAAATTTAAATGTGGTAAATCTGTCATGGCTGAAGCATTTGACTTGGATGTGCCAGGTCCGGAACTAAAGCTCCTACCATCACTTACCTCACGGAAGCTACCAGACCTATCTAGACTAGGACCTGAATAGCTAACCCGCTGGCCATTCGAGTAACCCCCCATAAACCCGGAATCATCTGGGCTAATGGAGCTCACTTCAAACTTTGCATTTCCGGCCATTAGCTCAAACCGAAAAAAACTAATTCATGTCCAGCAAAACTTCCACCTCATACTACTAAACTACCTTGAGAATCAATCCATCAAAGACCCGTGCTAGCTCGGGCACCAAATGAAGAATAGAAGTCACTGCCAGATATATAAATATCACGCTTGCACCAGACTTGAGCTAAATCTGCCAGAAACAGCAACTAATGAAAGtgcacaaaaattacataaaaacgACCGATTTTGCTCAACTAAAAGATAATCAAACACTTGAGTAGCTTAAGTTTGACTAATCATAGTAATCAACTATTCACATACTACATTAACTAACTAAAACAAACATGTAACCACCACAATTAGCAAGTTTACACTTATGTATGATCACCCACAAAATACTTAAAACAGCAACCAATTACATCATTTCATAACTTGATCAAACAAAAAAACACAATACTTCAAATTCACCAAAATTCAGTAACACCATCAAAAATAACAAGCAACAAAAATAAACTAAATTCAATACCAGAAAATCCAAATTAACACAATTAAGCTACTAATACACTACTAAAACTAAGCGAATCAACTAAAAAAACGAAAATTAATCAAAAATTAAAAACCCTAAGTTATAAAAAAATCAAATTAGGGTTTTTAACAAAAGATTGAAAATTGAGCTACCTGGAATGAAGAAGAATCAAAATTGAATGATGCAAAGCTCAAATTAATTACGGAATTGGAAATTAAAATGCCAGCATTTGTTGATCGGAGGAGAGAGAAAGCGAAAGGGATCGTACGACGATTTTACGAAGAAAAGAGGAACAAATTAGTACGAGTAAAAATGGTggctgaatttttttttatttttttgcttattttttttattttcctttttttaagATTCAGGGGaatgtttattttaattttattttgttGGGAGGAAGATGTCGACGTGGAAATGCTTTGAGAATTGAGAGAGAGATGAATGAGGTCCCGCTAAATTTTTGGATATTTATTTTAGGAAATTTTAAAAGGTCTTATCTAAAGTTTGTCTCACTTTTTTTTTGGACGAAACTTTGTCGGattttgtataaatgtttgtTGTATTTTGCACATAAGTAACCATTTATCA from Silene latifolia isolate original U9 population chromosome 3, ASM4854445v1, whole genome shotgun sequence harbors:
- the LOC141647927 gene encoding uncharacterized protein LOC141647927 isoform X2 gives rise to the protein MAGNAKFEVSSISPDDSGFMGGYSNGQRVSYSGPSLDRSGSFREVSDGRSFSSGPGTSKSNASAMTDLPHLNLDPITMGDPKPIRLGELRRALGVLNFGNVSEDNAFAGSQSRPPTILNTDEIKRFRSSVLEGSLKARSRVKRFDELLNKLNKYYEVGNSKKQHTNERSGGSNLLKMGSQSHRISPELAAQKLEDRNKNIGLNKRARTPMGDLRAEGRVNGSPRQHLVLGKDKDSAKEGNFEVGEEKIRRLPAGGEGWDKKMKRKRSRPLDGDGELKRTMHGRLGNDSSIHTLDGHGFRLNMREEPHLFNPSSITKGKASRAHRGGPGSAGNSSPNFSRVSGTPEDWEQPLNVNKVHSLAGVNNRKRPLPTDSSSPPMAQWVGQRPQKISRNRRTNIVSPTSNSDEVQIPVEGCTTPDFSTRVSGGMNGSVPVRNIMSSSQQLKAKLETVQSPARLSENEENSGVENRLKDKLLGGIDIDDKGTIDHQNANPSGLFTKKSKLLGKDEIGDSVRRQSRSGRGPSFPKGSISPLREKPEGPAVAKPARSTRPGSEKNGSKSGRPPLKKHTERKGFRRPGSVLNSSSPDFTAESDDDREEILAAALFACNASYNGCSSSFWKRLEPIFYLRVEEKTFLEKQLVDIDNHQSNSSQMLVLNDNMMNHMSQTEKCCPQSSVPAESTECILTESIKTGGLVSQFQDHDLSYRGLDSEKRPDNITPLYHRVLSALIVEDDFEESKDFNFLSDSPSMVIRNDYYGEDRIYCNGSAGQNRFSSTQVSTYEEIEEGNYSLQHSNGQGGPGPYQNEVNGSLPISIHTSCSSSLVCEYDQMCLDDKLLLELQSIGLYPDTVPDLAEGEDELINEDIAQLEKQLSEQAGKKKVYFKRIHQAIQNKDALERDLEKVAVDRLVELAFRKLLATRGNYAVKIGISKVSRHVALAFIKRTLARCRRYEEAGKSCFSEPAVRDILLAVPSTSAGAAAGIQADQRLEARSSGRYPGGSEQLNNLQNDKSERSVLDTFEPLSQSDHAFARNGPILNRGKKKEVLLDDVGGNGSLRATSSLGSTLPGGAKGKRSDRDSGPKAGRPSLSNSKGERKTKSKPKQKVSQLTTHPVQTTTSVSGEFVNRRREGQKSPRNIPDSSKESNDAMNLSSLPLSELDSIEDLNVGNELEGHQDLSSWLNFDEVEGLQDDDGFGGLQIPMDDLSDLNMLL
- the LOC141647927 gene encoding uncharacterized protein LOC141647927 isoform X1, whose product is MAGNAKFEVSSISPDDSGFMGGYSNGQRVSYSGPSLDRSGSFREVSDGRSFSSGPGTSKSNASAMTDLPHLNLDPITMGDPKPIRLGELRRALGVLNFGNVSEDNAFAGSQSRPPTILNTDEIKRFRSSVLEGSLKARSRVKRFDELLNKLNKYYEVGNSKKQHTNERSGGSNLLKMGSQSHRISPELAAQKLEDRNKNIGLNKRARTPMGDLRAEGRVNGSPRQHLVLGKDKDSAKEGNFEVGEEKIRRLPAGGEGWDKKMKRKRSRPLDGDGELKRTMHGRLGNDSSIHTLDGHGFRSVSPNVLSGSSKVDGSPSSVSLSGRITPKNESEKTSLSRELVGMKKERVIQKGNMKLNMREEPHLFNPSSITKGKASRAHRGGPGSAGNSSPNFSRVSGTPEDWEQPLNVNKVHSLAGVNNRKRPLPTDSSSPPMAQWVGQRPQKISRNRRTNIVSPTSNSDEVQIPVEGCTTPDFSTRVSGGMNGSVPVRNIMSSSQQLKAKLETVQSPARLSENEENSGVENRLKDKLLGGIDIDDKGTIDHQNANPSGLFTKKSKLLGKDEIGDSVRRQSRSGRGPSFPKGSISPLREKPEGPAVAKPARSTRPGSEKNGSKSGRPPLKKHTERKGFRRPGSVLNSSSPDFTAESDDDREEILAAALFACNASYNGCSSSFWKRLEPIFYLRVEEKTFLEKQLVDIDNHQSNSSQMLVLNDNMMNHMSQTEKCCPQSSVPAESTECILTESIKTGGLVSQFQDHDLSYRGLDSEKRPDNITPLYHRVLSALIVEDDFEESKDFNFLSDSPSMVIRNDYYGEDRIYCNGSAGQNRFSSTQVSTYEEIEEGNYSLQHSNGQGGPGPYQNEVNGSLPISIHTSCSSSLVCEYDQMCLDDKLLLELQSIGLYPDTVPDLAEGEDELINEDIAQLEKQLSEQAGKKKVYFKRIHQAIQNKDALERDLEKVAVDRLVELAFRKLLATRGNYAVKIGISKVSRHVALAFIKRTLARCRRYEEAGKSCFSEPAVRDILLAVPSTSAGAAAGIQADQRLEARSSGRYPGGSEQLNNLQNDKSERSVLDTFEPLSQSDHAFARNGPILNRGKKKEVLLDDVGGNGSLRATSSLGSTLPGGAKGKRSDRDSGPKAGRPSLSNSKGERKTKSKPKQKVSQLTTHPVQTTTSVSGEFVNRRREGQKSPRNIPDSSKESNDAMNLSSLPLSELDSIEDLNVGNELEGHQDLSSWLNFDEVEGLQDDDGFGGLQIPMDDLSDLNMLL